The Lysobacter enzymogenes genome window below encodes:
- the pqqA gene encoding pyrroloquinoline quinone precursor peptide PqqA: MKTWSKPQIVEIPCGCEINSYSSGDLF, translated from the coding sequence ATGAAGACCTGGTCCAAGCCTCAGATCGTCGAAATCCCGTGCGGCTGCGAAATCAACTCGTACTCCTCCGGCGACCTGTTCTGA